From one Formosa sediminum genomic stretch:
- the aroB gene encoding 3-dehydroquinate synthase: MKTIESNSNKIHFNLSAYQHVNAHIENSNPSNIFILVDENTHELCLPHLLAEIKTTKTIEIVEIESGEINKTIETCVGVWNVLSELGGDRKSLVINLGGGVITDLGGFVASTFKRGISFINIPTTLLSMVDASVGGKTGVDLGNLKNQIGVINTPEMVIIDTTYLKTLPQNEMRSGLAEMLKHGLIQDKAYWDKFKDLSLLHTEHLDQLIYESVLIKKHVVDIDPREDGLRKTLNFGHTIGHAIESYFLTNSYKTTLLHGEAIAIGMILAAYISTKLTGLSEAENNEIKNVINSIYDFVSINEEDYEPIIDLLKYDKKNSHGNINFVLLSAIGETKIDCLVPNDLIIEALKFYNDSY; this comes from the coding sequence ATGAAAACTATAGAAAGCAACTCAAATAAAATTCATTTTAATCTAAGTGCATACCAACATGTAAATGCACATATTGAAAATAGTAATCCCTCTAACATATTTATTTTAGTAGATGAAAACACTCATGAACTTTGTTTACCACATTTATTAGCTGAAATTAAAACGACTAAAACCATTGAAATTGTTGAAATTGAATCTGGTGAAATAAATAAAACTATAGAAACTTGCGTTGGTGTTTGGAATGTGCTTTCTGAACTTGGCGGAGATCGAAAGAGTCTTGTAATAAATTTAGGTGGTGGTGTAATTACAGATTTAGGTGGTTTTGTTGCTTCTACATTTAAACGTGGCATTAGTTTTATAAACATACCTACTACGCTACTATCTATGGTTGATGCTTCTGTAGGTGGAAAAACAGGAGTTGATTTAGGGAATCTAAAAAATCAAATTGGTGTTATTAATACACCAGAAATGGTTATTATTGATACTACATACTTAAAAACATTACCACAAAATGAAATGCGATCTGGTTTAGCAGAAATGCTTAAACATGGTTTAATTCAAGATAAAGCTTATTGGGATAAATTCAAAGATTTATCTCTTTTACATACAGAGCACCTGGACCAATTAATCTATGAGTCTGTATTAATAAAAAAACATGTTGTAGATATTGACCCTAGAGAAGACGGTTTAAGAAAAACACTTAATTTTGGACATACTATAGGTCATGCTATTGAATCTTATTTTTTAACCAACAGCTATAAAACTACGCTTTTACATGGTGAAGCCATTGCCATTGGTATGATTTTAGCTGCTTACATTTCTACAAAGCTTACAGGTTTAAGTGAAGCTGAAAATAATGAAATTAAAAACGTAATTAACAGTATTTACGACTTCGTTAGTATTAATGAAGAAGATTACGAACCTATAATAGACCTCTTAAAATACGATAAGAAAAATTCTCATGGCAACATTAATTTTGTACTTCTTAGCGCCATAGGAGAAACTAAAATTGATTGTTTAGTCCCTAATGATCTAATTATAGAAGCGTTAAAATTTTATAACGACTCGTATTAA
- a CDS encoding Lrp/AsnC family transcriptional regulator → MAKFKLDEIDHQILDMLIDNTRVPFTDIAKKLLISAGTVHVRVKKMEDAGIIKGSSLTLDYKKLGYSFIAYIGVYLNNTSQTKFVLERINELPFVTVAHITTGKFNIFCKIRARNTAHAKDVIFMIDDIEGVYRTETMISLEESINDKKRLMHYIFKEL, encoded by the coding sequence ATGGCAAAATTTAAATTAGATGAAATAGATCACCAAATTCTTGATATGTTAATTGATAATACAAGAGTTCCATTTACAGATATCGCTAAGAAATTACTGATTTCGGCTGGTACTGTTCATGTTAGAGTTAAAAAAATGGAAGATGCTGGGATTATTAAGGGATCTTCTTTAACTTTAGATTATAAAAAATTAGGTTATTCTTTTATTGCATACATTGGTGTTTATTTAAACAATACATCTCAAACCAAATTTGTGTTAGAGCGTATTAACGAATTACCTTTTGTTACAGTTGCTCATATCACAACTGGCAAGTTTAATATTTTCTGTAAAATAAGAGCTAGAAATACAGCTCATGCGAAAGATGTTATCTTTATGATTGATGATATTGAAGGTGTATACAGAACAGAGACTATGATTTCTTTAGAAGAAAGCATAAACGATAAAAAACGTTTAATGCACTATATCTTTAAAGAGTTATAA
- a CDS encoding M14 family zinc carboxypeptidase, translating to MDIKEITSLYQTNKAQELKGRYITNSHIKPLLDSLDSSFEVSEIGTSVLEKPIWGIKFGTGKKRLLLWSQMHGNESTTTKALFDFINTLKHPDHVLDYLKEACTFYIIPILNPDGAAAYTRLNAVDVDLNRDAQTLSQPESKVLRAAYNNFKPDYCFNLHGQRTIFSAGNTNKTATVSFLSPAQDDNRSITASRKIGMDIIAEMNTTLQALIPNHVGRYDDSFNINCVGDSFQSFNVPTILFEAGHYANDYDRELTRFYIYAAYLSAFNYIAKNEITGNKYNDYFKIPENDKCFYDIIIRDVNIGTDENPEIFDIGILYVEKLIKNKIEFFPKIESISILNKFHGHKEVKANSMRALGAYGQKLSIGLENDFVTIGGTEFLLKL from the coding sequence ATGGATATTAAAGAAATTACAAGTCTATATCAGACTAATAAAGCGCAAGAATTAAAAGGGCGTTACATTACCAACTCTCATATTAAACCACTTTTAGATTCATTAGATTCTAGTTTTGAGGTATCAGAAATTGGAACTTCAGTTTTAGAAAAACCCATTTGGGGGATTAAATTCGGAACCGGAAAAAAACGATTATTATTATGGTCGCAAATGCACGGCAATGAATCTACAACCACTAAGGCACTTTTCGATTTTATTAATACACTTAAACATCCAGATCACGTTTTAGATTATTTAAAAGAAGCGTGTACCTTTTATATCATTCCTATTTTAAATCCAGATGGTGCTGCTGCATACACCAGATTGAATGCTGTAGACGTAGATTTAAATAGAGATGCACAAACTTTGTCTCAGCCAGAGAGTAAAGTGCTAAGAGCTGCCTATAACAATTTTAAGCCAGACTATTGTTTTAATTTACACGGACAGCGAACTATATTTAGCGCAGGAAATACTAATAAAACTGCAACGGTCTCTTTTTTATCTCCAGCTCAAGACGATAATAGAAGCATTACAGCATCAAGAAAGATAGGTATGGATATTATTGCAGAAATGAATACTACACTTCAAGCATTAATACCAAATCATGTAGGGCGATACGATGATTCTTTTAATATTAACTGTGTAGGGGACAGTTTTCAGTCTTTTAATGTACCTACCATACTTTTTGAAGCGGGACATTATGCAAATGACTATGATAGAGAGTTAACGCGTTTTTATATTTATGCAGCGTATTTATCTGCATTTAATTATATCGCAAAAAATGAAATTACAGGAAATAAATACAATGATTACTTTAAAATTCCTGAAAATGATAAATGTTTTTATGATATAATTATTAGAGATGTAAATATAGGAACTGATGAAAATCCTGAAATATTTGATATTGGAATCTTATATGTAGAAAAATTAATTAAAAATAAAATTGAGTTTTTTCCAAAGATTGAAAGCATCTCAATACTAAATAAATTTCATGGTCACAAAGAGGTTAAAGCTAATAGTATGAGGGCTTTAGGTGCATATGGACAAAAGCTAAGTATAGGTCTCGAAAACGATTTCGTAACTATTGGAGGTACAGAATTTTTATTAAAATTGTGA
- a CDS encoding helix-turn-helix domain-containing protein, which yields MINSDEFTKRLQKVIDFYGESASSFSEKIGVQRSSISHILSGRNKPSLDFVMKILSTYPEVELYWLLNGKGSFPPETKKAESPDLFSEEPTTIKEPVKQPQETPNNPISNPVFKSDPTKQIERIVIFYTDGSFKNFENSI from the coding sequence ATGATAAACAGCGACGAGTTTACAAAACGCCTACAAAAAGTAATTGATTTTTATGGAGAATCTGCCTCTTCTTTCTCTGAAAAAATTGGTGTACAACGTTCTTCCATTTCTCATATACTTTCTGGAAGAAATAAACCAAGTTTAGATTTTGTAATGAAAATTCTGAGCACCTATCCTGAAGTAGAACTCTATTGGTTATTAAACGGCAAAGGCAGCTTCCCTCCTGAAACTAAAAAAGCAGAATCTCCAGATTTATTTTCTGAAGAACCTACAACAATTAAAGAACCTGTTAAACAACCTCAAGAAACACCGAATAACCCAATTTCAAATCCTGTTTTTAAATCAGACCCTACAAAACAAATTGAACGCATTGTTATTTTTTACACAGACGGGAGCTTTAAAAACTTTGAGAACTCAATATAA
- a CDS encoding DNA topoisomerase IV gives MKLFFLCLLVVCMTSCYNVERNCTDFKTGHYYSEIIIDGSTFKSEFNRTDKLQIETYDGKIDSSEVRWINDCEVIFKTINPKNRIERKDIHLKILHTTDSSYTFEYSYVGEDKKQKGIAIRAK, from the coding sequence ATGAAACTATTTTTTCTGTGTTTACTTGTAGTATGCATGACAAGCTGTTATAATGTAGAGAGAAATTGTACAGATTTTAAAACTGGACATTATTATAGCGAGATAATTATTGATGGTTCTACATTTAAATCTGAATTTAACAGAACAGACAAACTGCAAATTGAAACTTATGATGGAAAAATAGACTCTTCTGAAGTACGTTGGATTAATGATTGCGAAGTTATATTCAAAACTATAAATCCTAAAAACAGGATTGAAAGAAAAGATATTCATTTAAAAATATTACACACTACAGACTCATCTTACACTTTTGAATACTCTTATGTTGGTGAAGACAAAAAACAAAAAGGTATAGCTATTCGCGCTAAATAA
- a CDS encoding DNA gyrase/topoisomerase IV subunit A: protein MIESDNDELNTNLPEDQETITRVSGMYKDWFLDYASYVILERAVPAIEDGFKPVQRRIMHSMKDLDDGRYNKVANIVGHTMQYHPHGDASIADAMVQIGQKDLLIDTQGNWGNILTGDSAAASRYIEARLSKFALDVVYNPKITEWQASYDGRRKEPVNLPVMFPLLLAQGGEGIAVGLSTKILPHNFIELIDASIKHLKGKRFTILPDFPTAGIADFTNYNDGLRGGRVRIRAKISQLDKNTLVITEIPFGTNTSSLIDSILKANDKGKIKIKKIEDNTAADVEILVHLPAGISPDKTIDALYAFTSCETSVSPLGCVIEDNKPLFIGVSEMLRRSTDNTVQLLKSELEIKLGEFEELWHFASLERIFIENRIYRDIEEEETWEGVIKAIDSGLKPHVKHLKRLVTEDDIVRLTEIRIKRISKFDIDKAQQKIDALDEQIAEVKHHLSHLIDYAIAYFARLKKEYGEGRERKTEIRIFDDVDATKVIIRNTKLYVNRIEGFVGTSLKRDEYVGDCSDIDDIIVFTKSGKMMVTKVDSKTFVGKDIIHVAVFKKKDKRTIYNMIYRDGAKGPTYVKRFAVTAITRDKEYDLTTGAKGSTGLYFSANPNGEAEVVTILLRQVGSIKKLKWDLDFSDILIKGRASKGNLVSKFPVKRIELKEKGVSTLKPRKIWFDDTVRRLNVDGRGELLGEFKGEDRLLIINQSGYVKTILPELTAHFDNDMVVLEKWIPEKPISAIYYEGEKERYYVKRFVIDNENKEEMFISEHDKSHLEIVSTDWLPVAEIVFGKERGKEQKENQHVNLEEFISVKGIKALGNQLTTDKVKHINLLDPLPYEREEDGNDIDDEDLDIDDLNQDSEPTLF from the coding sequence TTCTATGAAAGATTTAGATGATGGTCGTTATAATAAGGTAGCCAATATTGTAGGACATACTATGCAGTATCATCCGCACGGAGATGCAAGTATTGCAGATGCTATGGTGCAAATCGGGCAGAAAGATTTATTAATAGATACACAAGGGAACTGGGGTAATATTTTAACTGGAGATAGTGCAGCGGCATCCAGGTATATAGAGGCACGTTTGTCTAAATTTGCTTTAGATGTGGTGTATAATCCTAAAATTACAGAGTGGCAGGCTTCTTACGATGGTCGCCGAAAAGAGCCTGTAAATTTACCAGTTATGTTTCCTTTGTTATTAGCGCAAGGTGGTGAAGGTATCGCTGTAGGATTGTCTACAAAAATTTTACCTCATAATTTTATTGAGTTAATAGATGCTTCCATTAAACATTTAAAGGGTAAACGTTTTACAATTTTACCCGATTTCCCAACTGCAGGAATTGCAGATTTTACCAATTACAACGATGGTTTACGTGGCGGTCGTGTGCGTATTCGGGCAAAAATCTCTCAATTAGATAAAAATACTCTAGTTATCACAGAAATTCCTTTTGGAACAAATACATCGTCGCTTATAGATTCAATACTTAAAGCAAACGATAAGGGTAAGATTAAAATTAAGAAAATTGAAGATAACACAGCTGCAGATGTAGAGATATTAGTACATCTTCCCGCTGGAATTTCTCCAGATAAAACAATAGATGCATTGTATGCATTCACAAGTTGCGAGACTTCTGTATCGCCCTTAGGATGTGTTATAGAAGATAATAAACCATTATTTATAGGCGTCTCAGAAATGCTTCGTCGCTCTACCGATAATACGGTTCAGTTATTAAAAAGCGAATTAGAAATCAAATTGGGTGAGTTCGAGGAACTTTGGCATTTTGCTTCTCTAGAACGTATTTTTATAGAAAACAGAATTTATCGTGATATTGAAGAAGAAGAAACTTGGGAAGGGGTAATTAAAGCTATAGATTCCGGTTTAAAACCACATGTTAAGCACTTAAAACGTTTAGTTACTGAAGACGATATAGTAAGGTTAACCGAGATTAGAATTAAGCGTATTTCTAAGTTTGATATTGATAAAGCACAACAAAAAATTGATGCTTTAGATGAGCAAATAGCTGAAGTAAAACATCACTTAAGTCATCTAATTGATTATGCTATAGCGTATTTTGCAAGATTGAAAAAAGAATATGGAGAAGGGCGTGAACGCAAGACTGAAATTAGAATTTTTGATGATGTAGACGCTACGAAAGTTATAATCCGGAACACAAAACTTTATGTTAATCGAATAGAGGGGTTTGTAGGTACCTCTTTAAAACGCGATGAGTATGTTGGAGATTGCAGTGATATTGATGATATAATTGTGTTTACCAAAAGTGGTAAAATGATGGTTACAAAGGTAGATTCTAAAACTTTTGTAGGTAAAGATATTATTCATGTTGCTGTTTTTAAGAAAAAAGATAAGCGTACTATTTATAATATGATTTATCGAGATGGCGCTAAAGGTCCTACCTATGTAAAACGTTTTGCTGTTACCGCTATTACTCGCGATAAAGAATACGATTTAACTACAGGGGCAAAAGGGTCTACCGGATTGTATTTTTCTGCAAACCCTAATGGTGAAGCAGAAGTTGTGACCATTTTACTGCGTCAGGTAGGAAGTATAAAGAAGTTAAAGTGGGATTTAGATTTTTCTGATATTCTAATTAAAGGTAGGGCTTCTAAAGGGAACTTGGTTAGCAAATTCCCGGTTAAAAGAATAGAACTTAAAGAAAAAGGAGTGTCTACTTTAAAACCACGTAAAATTTGGTTTGATGACACGGTACGTCGTTTAAATGTAGATGGTAGAGGTGAGTTGTTAGGCGAGTTTAAAGGCGAAGATCGTTTGTTAATTATCAATCAGTCAGGTTATGTGAAAACTATTTTACCAGAATTAACGGCACATTTTGATAACGATATGGTTGTGCTTGAAAAATGGATTCCAGAAAAACCAATTTCAGCAATATATTACGAAGGAGAAAAAGAGCGTTATTACGTGAAGCGATTTGTAATAGATAATGAAAATAAAGAAGAAATGTTTATATCGGAACACGATAAATCTCATTTAGAAATAGTATCTACAGATTGGTTGCCAGTAGCAGAGATTGTTTTTGGTAAAGAACGCGGTAAAGAACAAAAAGAAAATCAACACGTAAATCTTGAAGAATTTATTTCAGTAAAAGGCATTAAAGCATTAGGAAATCAGTTAACTACAGATAAAGTAAAACATATTAATTTGTTAGATCCGCTTCCTTACGAAAGAGAAGAAGATGGTAATGATATTGATGATGAAGATTTGGATATAGATGACTTGAATCAAGATTCGGAACCCACTTTATTCTAA